The following proteins are encoded in a genomic region of Desulfosporosinus youngiae DSM 17734:
- a CDS encoding ParB/RepB/Spo0J family partition protein: MSKKGLGRGLQALISDESENESDIKEILISSIDPNPDQPRREFEPEALNDLADSIRVHGLLQPILVRPIGERYFIIAGERRLRAAKIAGLTTIKCIVQFCTDQEMAERALIENIQRADLSAVEEGFAYERLIKEYGLSQEQVAQRVGKARSTITNLLRVIQLPNTVLDLLRDNSISLGHAKVLLSVKDTSLQVLAAQKAAKEQLSVRDIENLINRLTEKVKNVKLPREINPLLHNVQDQLRTNFQTKVIVKGDSKKGTIEVQYFSEDELNRLLELWNIRID; the protein is encoded by the coding sequence GTGTCTAAGAAAGGACTAGGACGGGGGCTCCAGGCCTTAATTTCGGATGAGTCAGAAAATGAGTCAGACATAAAGGAAATTCTTATCTCAAGTATTGATCCTAATCCTGATCAACCAAGAAGAGAATTTGAACCCGAAGCATTAAATGATTTAGCGGATTCAATACGTGTTCATGGTTTATTGCAACCAATTTTGGTGAGGCCTATTGGTGAACGATATTTTATTATCGCCGGGGAGCGTAGGCTGAGGGCGGCCAAGATTGCTGGTCTAACGACCATTAAGTGTATTGTTCAATTTTGTACGGATCAAGAAATGGCCGAGCGTGCTTTAATTGAAAATATTCAACGTGCGGATTTATCCGCTGTTGAAGAAGGTTTTGCTTATGAGCGTCTTATTAAAGAATATGGATTAAGTCAGGAACAGGTTGCCCAGCGTGTGGGTAAAGCTCGTTCTACTATTACAAATCTTCTACGTGTCATTCAATTACCTAATACTGTTCTTGATTTACTTCGAGATAATTCCATATCCTTAGGTCATGCTAAAGTGTTATTAAGTGTTAAAGATACTTCTTTACAGGTACTTGCAGCTCAAAAAGCGGCAAAAGAGCAATTATCAGTAAGGGACATAGAGAATCTTATTAATAGACTCACGGAAAAAGTAAAAAATGTAAAACTCCCTCGGGAGATTAACCCCTTGCTTCACAATGTACAGGATCAGTTAAGAACCAACTTTCAAACAAAGGTTATAGTTAAGGGGGACTCTAAAAAGGGAACTATCGAAGTACAGTATTTTTCCGAAGATGAACTAAATCGTCTATTGGAATTGTGGAACATCCGGATTGACTAA
- a CDS encoding ParA family protein → MTKVFAVANQKGGVAKTTTAINLSACLTELGKRVLLVDLDPQGNATSGVGIIKQKLTRCIYDVLINDIPLEQVIMKTEQKGLKVVPARIELAGAEIELVAQNSREGKLRNAIESVKDDYDFIIIDCPPSLGLLTLNALTAATDVIIPIQCEYYALEGLTLLMNTLERVRKHLNPNLNILGALLTMFDARTNLAIQVVDEVKKYFPRKVFRTIVPRNVRLSEAPSHGKAINTYDSRSRGAEVYRDLAKEVLERV, encoded by the coding sequence ATAACTAAGGTGTTTGCTGTTGCCAATCAAAAAGGCGGTGTTGCTAAGACAACAACAGCGATAAATTTGAGCGCTTGTTTGACTGAATTAGGAAAACGTGTTTTACTTGTTGACTTAGATCCACAAGGAAATGCTACGAGTGGTGTAGGAATAATTAAACAAAAATTGACTCGCTGCATTTATGATGTATTAATTAATGATATCCCCCTTGAGCAAGTAATTATGAAAACCGAACAGAAGGGCTTGAAGGTTGTTCCTGCGCGTATTGAATTAGCCGGTGCAGAAATTGAATTGGTTGCTCAGAATTCACGAGAGGGTAAATTGAGAAATGCCATTGAATCCGTAAAAGACGATTATGATTTTATTATTATTGATTGCCCTCCTTCATTGGGCCTACTTACTTTAAATGCTTTAACTGCGGCAACTGATGTTATTATTCCTATTCAATGTGAGTATTACGCTCTTGAGGGGTTAACCCTTTTAATGAATACTTTGGAACGGGTTCGTAAACACCTCAACCCTAATTTAAATATTTTAGGCGCTCTGTTAACAATGTTTGATGCACGCACGAATTTAGCCATACAAGTAGTTGATGAAGTAAAAAAATACTTTCCACGCAAAGTATTTCGAACGATTGTACCAAGAAATGTTCGTTTAAGTGAAGCCCCTAGCCATGGAAAGGCCATCAATACTTATGATAGTCGTTCAAGGGGTGCAGAAGTATATCGTGATTTAGCAAAGGAGGTTTTAGAACGTGTCTAA
- a CDS encoding VanW family protein: MKGSYNRSSSNKSRTGFNFKKIKKYYIHLAIIFSLIVFAGLSALVYTWDNQLITNGVTISGVNIGNMTQDQAKETMDKEIQRLMDQTLKLSIDQHSPDFRLGDLGLLVSADSALNDAYDISRNGSILNKIINKISATKGIDLSLSHDWNDETLLQELNKNLESLNNPAVDASFKISPQNTMIITKEQIGQVVDVEDLMTQIKGIDIYDPPSEIQGHYKDQFPQVTAAQLEDQKITGLLASYTTRFDPTQTARSGNVRLAANALDKAVIKPGDTLSFNKIVGERTVEAGYKDAYVIVNGQFVPGLAGGICQVSSTLYNTGLLANLPVTQRSNHDLAISYVPLGQDATVAFPDLDLKFLNNTEGYLLLRSKVSNNSVTIELYGKVVPGQEVSISNTTESVIPFEVKNLVDETLAHGESIVKQEGQPGYLVKSSRIVKMNGTVVKTEPLKQSRYIPLPKIVAVGA; the protein is encoded by the coding sequence TTGAAAGGTTCGTACAATCGTAGTTCTTCTAATAAATCCCGAACAGGATTTAATTTTAAGAAGATCAAAAAATACTATATTCATTTGGCTATAATTTTTTCTTTAATCGTATTTGCTGGTCTTTCGGCTTTAGTTTATACTTGGGACAACCAATTAATTACTAATGGGGTAACCATTTCTGGTGTGAATATAGGTAATATGACTCAAGATCAGGCCAAAGAGACAATGGACAAAGAGATTCAACGCTTAATGGATCAAACTCTCAAACTTAGTATTGATCAACATTCACCTGATTTTAGGCTTGGTGATCTAGGACTTTTAGTATCGGCTGACTCGGCACTAAACGATGCCTATGATATCAGCAGGAATGGATCAATTCTTAATAAGATTATTAATAAGATTTCTGCAACTAAAGGGATAGACCTTAGTTTATCTCATGATTGGAACGATGAAACCTTATTACAGGAACTTAATAAGAATCTGGAATCCTTAAATAATCCTGCTGTCGATGCTTCTTTTAAGATTTCTCCTCAGAATACTATGATTATTACTAAAGAGCAGATTGGACAAGTGGTTGATGTTGAAGACTTAATGACTCAGATTAAAGGTATTGATATTTATGATCCACCTTCTGAGATTCAAGGTCATTATAAAGACCAATTTCCACAAGTAACTGCTGCCCAGTTAGAAGATCAAAAAATTACCGGTCTCTTGGCAAGTTATACGACTCGATTTGATCCAACCCAGACTGCCAGATCCGGGAATGTACGTCTTGCCGCAAATGCTTTAGATAAAGCTGTAATCAAGCCTGGTGATACTTTATCCTTTAATAAGATCGTTGGTGAAAGAACTGTAGAGGCAGGATATAAAGATGCCTATGTTATTGTAAACGGGCAATTTGTTCCAGGCTTGGCAGGGGGTATTTGTCAAGTTTCAAGTACGTTATATAATACCGGATTGCTTGCTAATTTGCCTGTTACCCAACGAAGTAATCATGATTTAGCTATTTCCTATGTTCCGCTTGGCCAAGATGCAACGGTTGCCTTTCCTGATCTTGATTTAAAGTTTCTTAATAATACTGAAGGATATCTTTTGCTTCGTTCTAAAGTCAGTAATAATTCAGTTACTATTGAACTTTATGGTAAGGTAGTTCCGGGGCAGGAAGTTAGTATAAGTAATACTACAGAGTCTGTTATACCTTTTGAAGTTAAAAATCTTGTTGATGAAACACTTGCCCATGGGGAATCAATTGTTAAACAAGAGGGTCAACCTGGTTATTTAGTGAAATCTTCTCGCATAGTTAAAATGAATGGCACAGTTGTAAAAACCGAGCCTCTTAAGCAGAGTCGTTATATTCCTTTACCTAAAATTGTTGCGGTTGGTGCGTAA
- the rsmG gene encoding 16S rRNA (guanine(527)-N(7))-methyltransferase RsmG — protein MFNEYAPLIKRLTYEYIGCDLSELQVTQLCQFGDLLLEWNQKLNLTRITDPQDVILKHFIDSMVLSKFIQGNRFADLGTGAGFPGIPLKILRPELSVVLVDSLKKRLDFLDMVIKKLNLKKVITVHARAEDFGRDSHYRGYFDTVSSRAVARLPILLEFALPVLKVNGLFLAAKGLQADQELAESEKALKILGGICEGIEHFNLGENAEHRAVLLIRKEIQTPSQFPRKAGTPNKNPIV, from the coding sequence GTGTTTAATGAGTATGCTCCTTTAATTAAAAGGTTAACCTATGAATATATTGGCTGTGATTTAAGCGAATTACAGGTTACTCAGCTTTGTCAATTTGGGGACCTCTTGCTTGAGTGGAATCAGAAATTGAATTTGACAAGAATTACGGATCCCCAAGATGTTATTTTAAAGCACTTTATAGATTCGATGGTTCTTTCTAAATTTATTCAAGGTAATAGATTTGCTGATTTAGGTACCGGAGCAGGGTTTCCGGGTATCCCGCTTAAGATTTTGCGGCCGGAGTTAAGTGTTGTTCTAGTAGATTCTCTAAAAAAGAGATTAGATTTTCTTGACATGGTGATTAAAAAATTAAATTTAAAAAAGGTTATAACGGTTCATGCCAGGGCAGAAGATTTTGGCAGAGATTCACATTACAGAGGATATTTTGACACCGTAAGCTCACGTGCAGTGGCTAGACTTCCTATTTTGTTGGAGTTTGCCTTGCCTGTTCTTAAAGTAAATGGTCTTTTTCTGGCTGCAAAGGGATTACAGGCTGATCAAGAATTAGCAGAATCTGAGAAGGCTTTAAAGATCTTAGGTGGAATCTGTGAGGGAATCGAACATTTTAATTTGGGAGAGAATGCCGAGCATCGAGCAGTGCTATTAATTCGGAAAGAGATTCAGACCCCTTCACAATTTCCGCGAAAAGCTGGTACTCCTAATAAGAATCCTATTGTTTGA
- the mnmG gene encoding tRNA uridine-5-carboxymethylaminomethyl(34) synthesis enzyme MnmG, with protein sequence MEYFAGKYDVIVVGAGHAGCEAALAAARIGCETLLLTLSLDTVAHMPCNPSLGGPAKGHLVREIDALGGQMGITADETSLQVKMLNTGKGPAVHALRIQSDKQAYQNHMRNVLLSQPQLTIIQGLVERIVVDNYKIAGVVTRTGARFESGNIVLTSGTYLRGRIIIGDSMYQGGPNGQMPAMSLSDSLKEFGVELGRFKTGTPPRIQRQSVDYSKFSIQPGDQIPWRFSFMPTESKFWHGDPSKQESCWLGYTSAKTHGIIRDNLYRAPLYSGKIEGIGPRYCPSIEDKVVRFADRDSHQIFLEPEGWQSDELYVAGLSTSMPEEVQIQILESIPGLENVRMLRPGYAIEYDYVLPRQLSLCLEVRQLKGLFTAGQLNGTSGYEEAAAQGLIAGVNAALQALGKDPFVLRRSDGYAGVLVDDLVTKGVKEPYRLLTSRAEYRLVLRQDNADLRLTEKGRGVGLVNEERWQRFNEKKKNFEYIKGCLKSTVFSPLREDLQVMLIEAKSTPTRGGISAQELIRRPELSLKHLIKLIPELNKFDPEVLEVAEIEAKYAGYIEKQLEDIEKFSKLEERILPVTINYDDIRGLSTEGRQRLMEVKPLNLGQASRITGVTPADISVLLVFLEQRRRKEK encoded by the coding sequence TTGGAATACTTTGCTGGAAAATACGATGTGATCGTCGTCGGAGCAGGACATGCCGGATGTGAGGCCGCTCTTGCCGCCGCACGAATTGGCTGCGAGACGCTTTTGCTTACTTTAAGTTTAGATACGGTTGCACATATGCCGTGTAATCCTTCTCTGGGAGGACCAGCTAAGGGGCATTTAGTTCGGGAAATTGATGCTTTAGGTGGTCAAATGGGTATTACTGCGGATGAGACCTCGTTACAAGTTAAAATGCTGAATACTGGAAAGGGTCCGGCTGTTCATGCCTTGAGAATACAATCGGATAAACAAGCCTATCAAAATCATATGCGAAATGTGTTGCTTTCGCAGCCTCAATTGACGATTATTCAAGGTCTTGTAGAAAGAATTGTTGTTGATAATTATAAGATAGCCGGTGTTGTAACTCGTACCGGTGCACGATTTGAATCAGGGAATATTGTATTGACAAGCGGAACTTATCTGCGCGGCAGGATAATTATTGGAGATTCTATGTACCAAGGCGGACCCAATGGTCAGATGCCGGCAATGTCTCTTTCAGATTCGCTCAAAGAATTCGGTGTAGAATTAGGCAGATTTAAAACAGGAACACCACCAAGGATTCAGCGCCAGTCTGTTGATTATTCAAAGTTTTCTATCCAACCCGGTGATCAAATCCCTTGGCGTTTTTCATTTATGCCCACTGAGTCTAAGTTTTGGCATGGAGATCCTTCTAAACAAGAATCCTGTTGGTTAGGATATACCTCAGCTAAAACTCACGGTATTATTCGGGATAATCTTTATCGTGCACCTTTGTACTCAGGAAAAATTGAGGGCATTGGTCCGCGCTATTGTCCTTCCATCGAAGATAAAGTGGTTCGTTTCGCGGATCGGGATTCTCATCAGATTTTTTTAGAGCCTGAAGGCTGGCAGAGTGATGAACTTTATGTGGCAGGTTTATCGACCAGCATGCCTGAGGAGGTTCAAATTCAAATATTGGAAAGTATTCCAGGTTTAGAGAATGTTCGTATGTTAAGACCTGGGTATGCAATTGAATATGATTATGTTTTACCTCGTCAGCTTTCCCTTTGTTTAGAGGTTCGCCAATTAAAAGGTTTATTTACGGCCGGGCAGCTAAATGGAACATCCGGATATGAGGAAGCAGCAGCTCAGGGATTAATCGCAGGAGTTAATGCTGCTTTGCAAGCATTAGGAAAAGACCCTTTTGTTCTTCGGCGTTCAGATGGTTATGCAGGAGTCTTAGTGGATGATCTAGTCACAAAGGGTGTTAAAGAGCCTTATCGTCTTTTAACATCCCGAGCTGAGTATCGGCTTGTACTTCGTCAGGATAATGCTGATCTGAGATTAACTGAGAAAGGACGAGGGGTTGGATTAGTCAACGAAGAACGGTGGCAGCGTTTTAATGAAAAGAAGAAAAACTTTGAGTATATAAAAGGATGTTTAAAATCTACGGTTTTCTCCCCTCTGAGAGAAGATCTGCAAGTGATGTTAATTGAAGCAAAGTCTACTCCTACACGGGGAGGAATAAGCGCGCAAGAGTTGATCCGCAGACCGGAACTTTCTCTTAAACATCTCATAAAGCTTATCCCTGAGTTGAATAAGTTTGATCCGGAAGTTTTAGAAGTGGCTGAGATTGAGGCCAAGTATGCTGGATATATTGAAAAGCAATTAGAGGATATTGAAAAATTTTCCAAATTGGAAGAGCGGATTCTTCCGGTCACTATTAATTACGACGATATCCGGGGCTTATCCACTGAAGGAAGACAAAGGCTTATGGAGGTCAAGCCTCTAAATTTAGGACAGGCTTCTCGAATTACAGGAGTAACTCCGGCTGATATTTCCGTTTTACTCGTTTTTTTAGAACAGCGACGTAGAAAGGAGAAATAA